A genomic window from Puniceicoccus vermicola includes:
- a CDS encoding IS110 family transposase, with protein sequence MKLYMALELSNTKWKLAFSTGEKIRLITIEARDQLAFQSALKATRDKWQLGEDIEVFSVYEAGRDGFWIHRWLEGLGINNVIVDPASIEVNRRKRRAKTDRLDAKALLRQLIRYHGGEHTLWSVVRVPSVEQEDLRRREREIKRLKKEIGAGTARIKSLLVLHGLRLDSLSKLDTRLDSLLGWDNRPLPEHIRSEIAREYERVEFARTQLKALERARTARIAKPQTKAERQAHKLTRLKAVGVISAMTLSEEFFSWREFRNVRQVGACAGLDGSPYDSGDSKNEQGISKAGNAKVRALMIELAWSWLRNQPQSDLAKWFDNNFARGKRSRRIGIVALARKLLVALWKYLEKDELPAGALLKETA encoded by the coding sequence ATGAAGTTATACATGGCGCTGGAACTGAGCAATACTAAATGGAAGCTGGCCTTCTCGACGGGAGAGAAGATACGGCTGATCACGATCGAGGCTCGTGATCAGTTGGCCTTTCAATCGGCCCTGAAGGCGACTCGGGACAAGTGGCAGCTAGGCGAAGACATTGAGGTTTTCAGTGTCTACGAAGCGGGCCGGGACGGTTTCTGGATCCACCGCTGGCTGGAGGGGTTGGGGATCAACAACGTCATCGTTGATCCCGCCAGCATTGAGGTGAACCGCCGCAAACGCCGAGCCAAGACTGACCGCCTGGACGCCAAGGCCTTGCTGCGTCAGCTGATTCGCTACCACGGCGGTGAGCATACGCTCTGGTCTGTCGTGCGCGTGCCGAGCGTGGAGCAGGAAGACCTGCGTCGGCGCGAGCGAGAGATCAAGCGACTGAAGAAGGAGATCGGTGCGGGCACAGCCCGGATCAAAAGCCTGCTTGTTTTGCATGGACTTCGCCTCGATTCACTTAGCAAGCTCGATACACGGCTCGATTCGCTGCTCGGTTGGGACAACCGCCCCCTCCCGGAACATATACGCAGCGAGATCGCCCGCGAATACGAACGCGTGGAGTTTGCCCGCACCCAACTCAAGGCTCTGGAACGTGCGCGGACTGCCCGAATCGCAAAGCCCCAAACAAAGGCCGAGCGACAGGCCCACAAGCTCACCCGGCTCAAGGCCGTTGGCGTCATCAGCGCCATGACCTTAAGCGAGGAGTTCTTCAGCTGGCGAGAGTTCCGCAACGTCCGGCAAGTCGGCGCCTGCGCCGGTCTGGATGGCTCCCCCTACGACAGCGGCGACAGCAAGAACGAACAAGGCATCAGTAAAGCCGGCAATGCCAAGGTCCGGGCCCTGATGATCGAGCTGGCCTGGTCGTGGCTGAGGAACCAACCCCAGTCGGATCTGGCCAAATGGTTCGACAACAACTTCGCCAGGGGAAAACGCAGCCGAAGAATCGGCATCGTCGCTCTGGCGCGCAAGCTACTGGTGGCTCTGTGGAAGTACTTGGAAAAAGACGAACTCCCCGCTGGGGCTCTCCTCAAAGAGACTGCCTGA